The following proteins come from a genomic window of Miscanthus floridulus cultivar M001 chromosome 2, ASM1932011v1, whole genome shotgun sequence:
- the LOC136518656 gene encoding uncharacterized protein, whose product MPDKWKEGASNTNESGGRKINENKLLSKKNRWTPYGNTKCIICKQQVHQDAKYCHTCAYSKGVCAMCGKQVLDTKLYKQSNV is encoded by the exons ATGCCTGACAAGTGGAAGGAGGGCGCCAGCAACACCAACGAGAGCGGCGGCCGCAAGATCAACGAAAACAAGCTCCTCTCCAAGAAGAACAG GTGGACTCCATATGGAAACACCAAATGTATAATCTGCAAGCAACAGGTGCACCAGGACGCAAAATATTGCCACACCTGTGCTTACTCTAAAG GAGTGTGCGCAATGTGTGGGAAGCAAGTGTTGGACACGAAGCTCTACAAGCAAAGCAACGTGTGA
- the LOC136518582 gene encoding uncharacterized protein isoform X1, with the protein MAAPFFSTPFQPYVYQSQQGSVTAFQISGGDVQVLQVMLKSQEKLTAKPGTMCYMSGNMQMDNNYLPENDGGVWQWIFGKSVSSTVFFNSGSDDGYVGIAAPFPGRILPVDLANFGGELLCQADAFLCSVNDVSVSSTVEPRPRNIEIGAEMILKQKLRGQGMAFLVGGGSVMQKILSPREVITVDAACIVAMTTTINFQLKNPNQLRRAVFGGDNQLTASLTGPGVVFIQSLPFHRLSQRIASSRSVAGPSLRDNPKFFIQIVMFFFLAYVMIVSSIILTDV; encoded by the exons atggccgcgcccTTCTTTTCCACTCCCTTCCAGCCCTACGTCTACCAG AGCCAGCAAGGATCTGTGACGGCGTTTCAGATATCCGGTGGAGATGTGCAGGTCCTGCAG GTGATGCTGAAGTCTCAGGAGAAGCTGACTGCAAAACCAG GTACAATGTGCTACATGTCTGGGAACATGCAGATGGACAACAATTACTTGCCTGAAAATGATGGAGGCGTGTGGCAGTGGATTTTTGGGAAAAGTGTAAGCAGCACTGTTTTCTTTAATTCTGGATCTGATGATGGATATGTTGGGATTGCTGCACCATTTCCTGGGAGGATACTGCCG GTAGATCTAGCAAACTTTGGTGGAGAACTTCTTTGCCAG GCAGATGCTTTTCTATGTTCGGTCAATGATGTGTCAGTCTCTAGTACAGTTGAGCCAAGACCACGGAATATTGAGATTGGTGCAGAG ATGATCCTTAAACAAAAGCTTAGGGGCCAGGGGATGGCTTTTCTTGTTGGCGGTGGATCAG TCATGCAGAAAATCCTCTCTCCCCGAGAGGTTATTACCGTTGATGCTGCTTGTATTGTGGCTATGACAACCACCATTAACTTCCAGTTGAAGAACCCTAACCAGCTTAGAAGAGCAGTCTTTGGG GGTGATAACCAGCTAACAGCATCTCTCACGGGACCAGGTGTTGTTTTCATTCAGAGTCTGCCATTCCATCGACTCTCACAGCGGATCGCCAG CAGTAGATCAGTGGCGGGCCCAAGTTTGAGGGACAACCCAAAGTTCTTCATCCAGATTGTCATGttcttcttcctggcctatgtcATGATTGTATCATCCATAATTCTGACAGATGTTTAG
- the LOC136518582 gene encoding uncharacterized protein isoform X2, with protein MAAPFFSTPFQPYVYQSQQGSVTAFQISGGDVQVLQVMLKSQEKLTAKPGTMCYMSGNMQMDNNYLPENDGGVWQWIFGKSVSSTVFFNSGSDDGYVGIAAPFPGRILPVDLANFGGELLCQADAFLCSVNDVSVSSTVEPRPRNIEIGAEMILKQKLRGQGMAFLVGGGSVMQKILSPREVITVDAACIVAMTTTINFQLKNPNQLRRAVFGGDNQLTASLTGPGVVFIQSLPFHRLSQRIASRSVAGPSLRDNPKFFIQIVMFFFLAYVMIVSSIILTDV; from the exons atggccgcgcccTTCTTTTCCACTCCCTTCCAGCCCTACGTCTACCAG AGCCAGCAAGGATCTGTGACGGCGTTTCAGATATCCGGTGGAGATGTGCAGGTCCTGCAG GTGATGCTGAAGTCTCAGGAGAAGCTGACTGCAAAACCAG GTACAATGTGCTACATGTCTGGGAACATGCAGATGGACAACAATTACTTGCCTGAAAATGATGGAGGCGTGTGGCAGTGGATTTTTGGGAAAAGTGTAAGCAGCACTGTTTTCTTTAATTCTGGATCTGATGATGGATATGTTGGGATTGCTGCACCATTTCCTGGGAGGATACTGCCG GTAGATCTAGCAAACTTTGGTGGAGAACTTCTTTGCCAG GCAGATGCTTTTCTATGTTCGGTCAATGATGTGTCAGTCTCTAGTACAGTTGAGCCAAGACCACGGAATATTGAGATTGGTGCAGAG ATGATCCTTAAACAAAAGCTTAGGGGCCAGGGGATGGCTTTTCTTGTTGGCGGTGGATCAG TCATGCAGAAAATCCTCTCTCCCCGAGAGGTTATTACCGTTGATGCTGCTTGTATTGTGGCTATGACAACCACCATTAACTTCCAGTTGAAGAACCCTAACCAGCTTAGAAGAGCAGTCTTTGGG GGTGATAACCAGCTAACAGCATCTCTCACGGGACCAGGTGTTGTTTTCATTCAGAGTCTGCCATTCCATCGACTCTCACAGCGGATCGCCAG TAGATCAGTGGCGGGCCCAAGTTTGAGGGACAACCCAAAGTTCTTCATCCAGATTGTCATGttcttcttcctggcctatgtcATGATTGTATCATCCATAATTCTGACAGATGTTTAG